A stretch of the Uranotaenia lowii strain MFRU-FL chromosome 3, ASM2978415v1, whole genome shotgun sequence genome encodes the following:
- the LOC129755362 gene encoding peptidoglycan-recognition protein LB-like isoform X2, translated as MVSIQGCLTAVLTVTVVWNFSGIAACLPYVQRDGWDAKPPKDVQKFSGPIPYVIIHHSYIPAACTSERDCIQAMQLMQQMHQLDRGWNDIGYSFAVGGDGRVYEGRGFNVIGAHAPRYNDRSIGICLIGDWRYELPSPKMLEATKDLIQYGLHNKLISANYTLIGHRQTRPTECPGDRLYQEIQSWPHYSPMEDVVDPNSIPT; from the exons ATGGTATCAATTCAAGGATGCCTAACAGCTGTTTTGACGGTTACGGTGGTTTGGAATTTCAGCGGAATAGCTGCGTGTC TACCCTACGTCCAGCGAGATGGTTGGGATGCCAAGCCGCCCAAGGATGTGCAGAAGTTTTCCGGTCCGATACCGTACGTAATCATTCACCATTCCTACATCCCGGCAGCTTGTACCAGTGAACGGGACTGCATTCAGGCCATGCAGCTGATGCAGCAAATGCACCAGCTGGATCGGGGCTGGAACGATATCGGGTACAGTTTTGCGGTCGGCGGCGATGGCCGCGTCTACGAGGGCCGGGGATTCAACGTGATCGGAGCCCATGCGCCCCGGTACAATGACCGCAGCATTGGAATCTGTCTGATCGGTGATTGGAGAT ATGAGCTTCCATCGCCAAAAATGTTGGAGGCAACCAAGGATCTGATCCAGTACGGGTTACACAACAAACTTATCTCGGCCAACTATACCCTCATCGGGCATCGACAGACGCGACCTACCGAATGTCCCGGGGATCGACTCTACCAGGAGATACAAAGCTGGCCACACTATTCTCCCATGGAGGATGTTGTTGATCCTAACAGTATTCCCACTTAa
- the LOC129755362 gene encoding peptidoglycan-recognition protein LB-like isoform X1: MNRNPRYLPSAAGSQYRLVASTIVLCALSAILVEAMAANYERLSMKVPYVQRDGWDAKPPKDVQKFSGPIPYVIIHHSYIPAACTSERDCIQAMQLMQQMHQLDRGWNDIGYSFAVGGDGRVYEGRGFNVIGAHAPRYNDRSIGICLIGDWRYELPSPKMLEATKDLIQYGLHNKLISANYTLIGHRQTRPTECPGDRLYQEIQSWPHYSPMEDVVDPNSIPT; the protein is encoded by the exons ATGAATCGGAATCCGCGTTACCTTCCATCAGCTGCTGGTAGTCAGTATCGTTTGGTCGCGTCAACAATCGTGTTGTGTGCGCTATCCGCGATTCTAGTCGAGGCCATGGCAGCTAATTACGAGCGATTATCAATGAAAG TACCCTACGTCCAGCGAGATGGTTGGGATGCCAAGCCGCCCAAGGATGTGCAGAAGTTTTCCGGTCCGATACCGTACGTAATCATTCACCATTCCTACATCCCGGCAGCTTGTACCAGTGAACGGGACTGCATTCAGGCCATGCAGCTGATGCAGCAAATGCACCAGCTGGATCGGGGCTGGAACGATATCGGGTACAGTTTTGCGGTCGGCGGCGATGGCCGCGTCTACGAGGGCCGGGGATTCAACGTGATCGGAGCCCATGCGCCCCGGTACAATGACCGCAGCATTGGAATCTGTCTGATCGGTGATTGGAGAT ATGAGCTTCCATCGCCAAAAATGTTGGAGGCAACCAAGGATCTGATCCAGTACGGGTTACACAACAAACTTATCTCGGCCAACTATACCCTCATCGGGCATCGACAGACGCGACCTACCGAATGTCCCGGGGATCGACTCTACCAGGAGATACAAAGCTGGCCACACTATTCTCCCATGGAGGATGTTGTTGATCCTAACAGTATTCCCACTTAa